In Neoarius graeffei isolate fNeoGra1 chromosome 17, fNeoGra1.pri, whole genome shotgun sequence, a single window of DNA contains:
- the dhrs13b.2 gene encoding tapasin-related protein isoform X1: protein MITTLRGLFLALLFSGICGTQSHYDIRWLPCQFQDDRAQINDEGIKEIKFHPRNAGLQFGNSGDSPINPNAITFLVTTSKVDMRRYMEPTDKESLECEIQRYDTKGIVIRWPGIGAQENDVWFMCILHHSQGLFHLTTFLRHTPAQEGFQERIEIGDRELLTTSAAMAVLTRTPVINVGLLKEQTLHCQFAVDHKQASTTVDWILQRRGERTKIFSYSSRTGKSEGSGVSVKALATGDASLKLPLTKQTSEGTYICSVLIPPLTTNSDIVLNIQEPPRVTVNVGPILSLTLGQEQKVVCDTQGYYPLDVTIEWLREPKDSGFVPEVLKNILYSSHRHHQDGTYSLSAFFLLQPGLGDTEYKYTCRVQHQSLRTPIRKSFILIVTEEDSTLWYILMFGFIIVMLGILRWLLPQLIAAKRKEARKCLLCAEVLRAHARGIIALLHGDRQHRIRLSTSSSSPLLPPPLLYLLQCWKSFFS, encoded by the exons ATGATTACTACTTTACGTGGACTTTTTCTCGCTTTGTTGTTTTCAG GTATATGTGGAACTCAGTCTCATTATGATATCCGGTGGCTGCCATGTCAATTCCAGGATGACAGGGCACAAATAAATGATGAGGGGATTAAGGAGATCAAGTTTCACCCACGGAATGCAGGACTGCAATTTGGAAATTCAGGAGATAGTCCTATAAACCCCAATGCTATCACCTTCCTTGTCACAA CATCAAAGGTGGATATGAGGCGTTATATGGAACCTACAGACAAGGAGTCACTGGAATGCGAGATCCAGAGATATGACACGAAAGGGATTGTAATACGCTGGCCTGGTATAGGTGCACAGGAAAATGATGTCTGGTTCATGTGTATTCTCCACCATAGTCAGGGCTTGTTTCACCTCACCACCTTCCTCAGACACACACCTGCCCAGGAAGGCTTTCAGGAGAGGATTGAAATTGGAGATCGAGAGCTTCTGACCACCTCAG CTGCGATGGCTGTGCTGACACGTACACCTGTCATTAACGTGGGCCTCCTGAAGGAGCAGACCCTTCATTGTCAGTTCGCTGTGGACCACAAGCAGGCGAGTACGACAGTGGATTGGATACTCCAGCGGCGTGGCGAACGCACTAAAATCTTCAGCTACTCGAGCCGTACAGGCAAGAGTGAAGGCAGCGGAGTGTCCGTGAAAGCCCTTGCGACAGGAGATGCCTCTCTGAAACTACCCCTTACGAAGCAGACTAGCGAGGGCACATACATATGCTCTGTGCTCATCCCACcactcaccaccaacagtgacattGTCCTCAACATTCAAG AACCACCGCGTGTAACAGTGAATGTGGGCCCAATCTTGTCTTTAACCCTGGGTCAGGAGCAGAAGGTGGTGTGTGACACTCAGGGCTACTACCCTCTCGATGTGACCATCGAGTGGCTGCGAGAGCCGAAAGATTCAGGCTTCGTGCCTGAGGTTCTGAAGAACATTCTGTATTCCAGCCACCGCCACCATCAGGATGGCACATACTCACTCTCAGCCTTCTTCCTACTCCAGCCTGGCCTAGGAGACACTGAGTACAAGTACACCTGCCGGGTGCAACATCAGTCTCTGCGCACACCAATCCGCAAAAGCTTCATACTCATCGTCACAG AGGAAGACTCCACACTATGGTACATCTTAATGTTTGGATTCATAATTGTCATGCTCGGAATTCTCAGATGGCTGCTGCCTCAGTTGATTGCTG caAAAAGAAAAGAAGCAAGGAAG TGTCTCCTGTGTGCAGAGGTTCTGAGGGCCCATGCCAGAGGAATTATAGCTCTGCTCCATGGAGACAGACAACACCGTATCCGTCTCTCTACTTCTTCCTCCTCCCCTCTCCTTCCACCTCCCCTGCTGTACCTGCTGCAGTGCTGGAAGAGCTTTTTCAGCTAA
- the dhrs13b.2 gene encoding tapasin isoform X2: protein MITTLRGLFLALLFSGICGTQSHYDIRWLPCQFQDDRAQINDEGIKEIKFHPRNAGLQFGNSGDSPINPNAITFLVTTSKVDMRRYMEPTDKESLECEIQRYDTKGIVIRWPGIGAQENDVWFMCILHHSQGLFHLTTFLRHTPAQEGFQERIEIGDRELLTTSAAMAVLTRTPVINVGLLKEQTLHCQFAVDHKQASTTVDWILQRRGERTKIFSYSSRTGKSEGSGVSVKALATGDASLKLPLTKQTSEGTYICSVLIPPLTTNSDIVLNIQEPPRVTVNVGPILSLTLGQEQKVVCDTQGYYPLDVTIEWLREPKDSGFVPEVLKNILYSSHRHHQDGTYSLSAFFLLQPGLGDTEYKYTCRVQHQSLRTPIRKSFILIVTEEDSTLWYILMFGFIIVMLGILRWLLPQLIAAKRKEARKRF from the exons ATGATTACTACTTTACGTGGACTTTTTCTCGCTTTGTTGTTTTCAG GTATATGTGGAACTCAGTCTCATTATGATATCCGGTGGCTGCCATGTCAATTCCAGGATGACAGGGCACAAATAAATGATGAGGGGATTAAGGAGATCAAGTTTCACCCACGGAATGCAGGACTGCAATTTGGAAATTCAGGAGATAGTCCTATAAACCCCAATGCTATCACCTTCCTTGTCACAA CATCAAAGGTGGATATGAGGCGTTATATGGAACCTACAGACAAGGAGTCACTGGAATGCGAGATCCAGAGATATGACACGAAAGGGATTGTAATACGCTGGCCTGGTATAGGTGCACAGGAAAATGATGTCTGGTTCATGTGTATTCTCCACCATAGTCAGGGCTTGTTTCACCTCACCACCTTCCTCAGACACACACCTGCCCAGGAAGGCTTTCAGGAGAGGATTGAAATTGGAGATCGAGAGCTTCTGACCACCTCAG CTGCGATGGCTGTGCTGACACGTACACCTGTCATTAACGTGGGCCTCCTGAAGGAGCAGACCCTTCATTGTCAGTTCGCTGTGGACCACAAGCAGGCGAGTACGACAGTGGATTGGATACTCCAGCGGCGTGGCGAACGCACTAAAATCTTCAGCTACTCGAGCCGTACAGGCAAGAGTGAAGGCAGCGGAGTGTCCGTGAAAGCCCTTGCGACAGGAGATGCCTCTCTGAAACTACCCCTTACGAAGCAGACTAGCGAGGGCACATACATATGCTCTGTGCTCATCCCACcactcaccaccaacagtgacattGTCCTCAACATTCAAG AACCACCGCGTGTAACAGTGAATGTGGGCCCAATCTTGTCTTTAACCCTGGGTCAGGAGCAGAAGGTGGTGTGTGACACTCAGGGCTACTACCCTCTCGATGTGACCATCGAGTGGCTGCGAGAGCCGAAAGATTCAGGCTTCGTGCCTGAGGTTCTGAAGAACATTCTGTATTCCAGCCACCGCCACCATCAGGATGGCACATACTCACTCTCAGCCTTCTTCCTACTCCAGCCTGGCCTAGGAGACACTGAGTACAAGTACACCTGCCGGGTGCAACATCAGTCTCTGCGCACACCAATCCGCAAAAGCTTCATACTCATCGTCACAG AGGAAGACTCCACACTATGGTACATCTTAATGTTTGGATTCATAATTGTCATGCTCGGAATTCTCAGATGGCTGCTGCCTCAGTTGATTGCTG caAAAAGAAAAGAAGCAAGGAAG AGGTTCTGA